ACTATTGGTGCGGCTTTCTTTCTGTGCTCCGAAACCCAATTGAACTGCCTGATATCCATCTTTTTCTTGCGTTTTGAGTTGGACAATTGGGCAGGGACCTGCTTGGATGACGGTAACAGGTACTGCTTTACCTGAGTCCTCAAAGACCTGTGTCATACCGACTTTGCGACCGATAATTCCATTAACCATTTTCTTTCGCCTTTTTTAGTAACCATCAGCCGTCAGGGCAGGTTTTCTACGAAAACCCTTTCAGCGATCAGTTGTAAAAGGTTACCATAAACCTCTTTACTGAGTGCTGAGTGCTGAGTGCTGACCACTTCTAGAGAAGCGTGATTTTGACATCGACACCCGCGGGCAGGTCCAAACGCATCAAGGCATCAACAGTTTTCGGGGTCGTCTCTAAGATATCCAGCAGACGTTTATGAATCCGCATCTCAAATTGTTCACGTGATTTCTTGTCTTTAAACGTAGAACGTTGAACGGTATAGATATGCTTTTTCGTCGGTAACGGAATAGGACCGGAGACAGCTGCCCCTGTGCGTTTCGCAGTATCTGCTATCTGCTTTGACGACAGGTCTAACAACCGATAGTCAAATGCCTTGAGCCGGATGCGAATTTTCTGATTGTCCATCTTTTCGTATCGCCTTCATCAAACAGAGAAATTTTGTTAGATTACATCTTGATGCTGATGTAAGAAATCCTCTGTGTTGATTACTTAAAAAGGGCGGCGCATAAGCACCGCCCAATTGTTTTATTCAAGGATTTTGGAGACAACACCAGCACCGACAGTCTGTCCACCTTCACGGATTGCGAATCGAAGTTGTTCTTCCATTGCGATCGGTTTAGAAAGTTTTACGGTAATCTGTGCGTTGTCGCCCGGCATGATCATTTCGATGCCTTCTGGGAGATTCATTTCTCCTGTGACATCGGTTGTGCGGAAATAGAACTGTGGTCTGTATCCGCTAAAGAATGGATTCCAGCGTCCACCTTCCTCTTTTGTGAGGATATAGGCTTCGGCTTCAAATTCGGTATGTGGCGTAACCGTTCCCGGGATTGCCAAAACTTGTCCGCGTTCGACTTCATCACGCTCAACACCCCGCAGGAGCGCACCGAGGTTGTCGCCAGCTTGGCCTTCGTTGAGGCTTTTGTTAAACATCTCAACACCTGTAACAACGGTGTCTTGTGTTTCACGTAACCCGACGATTTCAACGGTGTTCCCGATTTCAACAGTCCCACGTTCGACCCTACCGGTAACAACGGTTCCACGTCCGCTGATGGTGAAGATATCTTCAATCGGCATCAGGAACGGTCTATCGGTATCACGAATGGGTTCTGGGATGTATTCATCAACCGCTGCCATGAGTTCAAGAATGGGTTGACATGCGTCATGTTCGGGGTCGCCATCAGATTCCATCGCTTCAAGCGCGGAACCCGTAATGATGGGAATGTCGTCGCCGGGGAAGTCATAATCGCTGAGCAATTCGCGAACTTCCAATTCGACGAGTTCAAGCAATTCTTCGTCATCAACCATGTCTGCCTTATTCAGGAAGACGACGAGAGATGGCACATTCACCTGCCGTGCGAGTAGCACGTGCTCACGCGTCTGAGGCATAGGACCGTCAGCCGCAGATACGACGAGAATTGCACCGTCCATCTGTGCCGCACCGGTAATCATATTCTTGATATAGTCGGCGTGTCCGGGGCAATCTACGTGTGCGTAGTGACGGTTCTCGGTCTCATACTCAACGTGTGCTGTGTTAATGGTAATACCACGTTCTTTCTCTTCAGGTGCCTTGTCGATTTCGTCATACTCCATGACGTAATCTGTGTCGGCAAGCTTTGAGAGCACCATCGTAATTGCTGCTGTCAGCGTTGTCTTACCGTGGTCAACGTGACCGATTGTTCCAACATTAACGTGTGGCTTAGTCCTTTCAAATGTTGCCTTAGCCATTTTTTTTGAGCTCCACTAAAAATTTATTGTTATATTGGTTATCAGTTCGCCTGCTGCGTAGCAACCCGCACTGAAACTGTTAAAATCCTGTGCCCGCTTGTGGGAAATGAGAACACTCCGACAGTTCGGACACCTTAACACCTACCTAACGATTCGCTGATGAAATTAAGTCTTCCATCACGCTTGTTGGGACTTCGTTATAATGTGCAAACTCCATAGAGTAGTTGGCTCTACCCTGTGTGAGTGACCTAAGGGTTTTGACGTACCCAAACATTTCTGAAAGGGGAACATCAACACGAATAACTTGAATACGAGATTTCGCTTGCGTTTCAGTTTCACGTATCTGCGAGCGCCGCGAATTCAGGTCACCTATTACTTTGCCGAGGTATTCGTCGGGGACAATAACCTCAACGTCCATAATCGGTTCAAGGAGAGTCGGGGTGCCTTTCTTCATTGCGTCTTTAAACGCCATCGAACCCGCCACAGAGAACGCCATTTCTGATGAATCCACGGCGTGGTGCGAACCGTCTACGAGTCTTACTAAGACATCAACGACTGGATAGCCAGCCAAAACGCCCGTATTCATCGCGTTCTCAATACCTTTCCGCACTGCTGGAATGTATTCTTGTGGAATGACGCCACCTTTGGTTTCGTCAATGAATTCAAAGCCGGTTCCTTTCTCAAGAGGTTCAACCTCGATCACAACGTGCCCAAATTGACCTCTACCCCCAGATTGACGGACGAAACGCCCCACAGATTTAACCGCTTTGCGGATCGTTTCCCGATAGGCGACTTGTGGGTTACCGACATTCGCCGAGACGTTAAACTCGCGCACGAGCCTATCAACGATGATTTCGAGATGAAGTTCACCCATACCGGACAATAATGTCTGTCCTGTTTCGCTGTCCTGGTGGACTTTAAAGGTCGGGTCTTCTTCAGCGAGTTTCGAGAGAGCGAGATTCAGTTTATCAATATCAGATTGTGTTCGAGGCTCAATGGCGATGGACATCACCGGCAGGGGGAACACCATCGTTTCTAATGTGATATGTGCCTTCGGATCACAGAGCGTATCCCCCGTTGAGAGGTCTTTTAACCCAATTGCGGCAACAATATCGCCCGCATAAACAGCTTGATGCTCTTCCCGTTTATTGGCGTGCATCTGCATTAACCGCCCAATCCGTTCGTGTTTCCCGGTTTTACTGTTGTAAACGGTATCACCTTTCTTGAGGACACCCGAATATACACGTAGGTAAGTAAGTTTGCCAACATGCGGATCTGTCATGAGTTTAAACGCCAATGCACAGAAAGGTTCATTATTATTTGGGGGACGCGTTTCCGCTTCTTCAGTCTTTGGATGAAACCCTACCACAGGCGGCACGTCAGTGGGTGCCGGTAGATAGGAAACAATTGCATCTAAGAGGGGTTGTACGCCTTTATTTTTCAGGGCAGTTCCGCACAGAACGGGGACAACTTTTCCTACAACTACAGCGTTTCGGATGCCTGCTTTAATCTCTTCGGGTGAAGCTTCGATACCTTCAACGTATTTAAACATGAGTTCTTCGTCATAATCGGCGATAGCCTCCAACATCCGATCGCGATATTCGATTGCCATCTCCTCCATTTCCTTGGGGATGTCTGTCTCTTGGATGACAGTGCCATCGCTACCGGCGTCTGTTCCTACGTTCCAGACCTGACCCTTCATGGAGATGAGGTCTACGATACCTGTGAATTGTTCAGCTGAACCGATTGGAAGTTGTACTGGGATCGCTGTAGCGCCGAGGCGTTCTTCCATCATTTCAACGGTGCGGAAGAAATCGGCCCCGGTTCGATCCATTTTGTTGACGAATGCGATTCGGGGTATATCGTATTTATCTGCTTGTCTCCAAACAGTTTCAGATTGAGGTTCAACCCCGCCGACTGCGCAAAAAACTGCGACTGCACCATCGAGGACGCGAAGTGAGCGTTCAACTTCGACGGTAAAGTCAATATGCCCCGGTGTATCAATGATGTTGATTTGGTGTTTTTTCCACTGACAGGTTGTTGCGGCGGCAGTAATCGTAATGCCGCGTTCCTGTTCCTGCACCATCCAATCCATGGTAGTAGTACCGTCGTCCACGTCCCCAATCCGATAAACTTTACCGGTATAATACAGGATGCGCTCGCTGACAGTGGTCTTCCCGGCATCAATGTGTGCCATGATGCCGATATTCCGCATGTGGGGTAGTTCTAAGCGTTGAGGGTTGTGATTTTTTTTGTCCGCCACGGTTGGACGACTCCTTTTGTGTGTTAACGCTCGGTTATAAGCTGTGACGCATTTTTTACCATCGATAGTGTGCGAAAGCTCGGTTCGCTTCTGCCATTCGATGCTGATCCATTTTCCTTCGAATTGCGCCACCTTCATTTTGCGAGGCTTCAAGTATTTCGCCTGCGAGGCGTTCTGCCATCCGTCTTTCACCACGGGCGCGAGCGGATTGGATAATCCAACTAAAAGCTAACCGCTGTTTCCGTTCTGCTTTTACATCAACAGGGACTTGATACGTCTGGCTGCCTACACGCCTTGGTCTAATTTCCAACACCGGTTTGACGTTGTTGATTGCTTGACGGAACACGGCGAATCCATCTTCGTTCGCCCGGGATTCAATAATCTCAAAACTCTCATATAGGATCAATTGCGCCGTGCTTTTCTTTCCATCCAACATGAGGCTATTAATGAATTTTGACACCAACTTGCTATTATATTTCGCGTCAGGATTGACATCCCGCTTGCTGATGTTTCCACGTCTCGGCATCTACTCTTCCTCCGTTGTTTAACCCGGTTTCCGTGCGCCGTACTTTGAACGGCCTTGGCGACGGTTATCGACACCTGCTGTATCCAACTTGCCACGAACGATATGGTAACGCACATTAGAGAGGTCTTTCACTCTCCCGCCTCGAACTAAAACGACTGAGTGCTCTTGCAAATTGTGATCGATCCCCGGAATGTAACAGGTCGCTTCGTAGCCGGAGGTGAACCTCACCCGAGCGACTTTACGCAAGGCTGAGTTCGGTTTGTTCGGCGTTACGGTTTTCACCTGTAAACAGATACCGCGCCGCTGGGGGCACTGCTCCAGTACCGGAGATTTCGTCTTTTTCCGGGACTTTTTGCGCGGTTTTTTGATGAGCTGATTAATTGTTGGCATTTCGGACCTCCGCAATGATGTCTTTGTAAATCTCTGATAAAAACAAAAAAGCCCCGCGCGGGGCATTGCAACTTCAACAAATTAACGTGGAATTTAGGTACGACGTTAGAATGTTTTCCGGATGATTGCCCCCGCTTCCAAAAAGATTGATTAGGGTTTCCAAAACTAATATTATACACAAATTTTTAGGCGATGTCAAATTTTTTTTGAAAAAAAAGCAAAAAGCACTAAAATTCTGCGAATTTTCTATTTTTTTAGCAATTTTCCGCCTAAAATAACGGTTTGAACGCTCAAATTTTCGTCAACAACAACGAGATCTGCTGTTTTACCGGTTGCAATTGAACCCACCGAATCTGCAACGCCTAAATTTCGTGCCGGTGTTAAAGTAGCCATTGTTATGGCATCTTCCAAAGAATGCCCCCAGTTGATAACGTTACGGACGCCATCCATAAGTGTAATTGTTGCACCTGCGAGGCGTTCCGTCGGTTTTCCTACATCCAACCACATCGCTCCGTTGCGGACGTATTTCTCAGTGTTATGGGTCTCAAAAGCCGTGTCGTGTTCAGAAATTGCATCTTCATTGAGGCGATAGGCATCCAGTTCGGGGATGTATGTTGCCGAGGTGTGCCAATCTCCTGCAGGGACACCGGCGAGTTCTGTGCAATCTGTAATTAACCCGACGGCGTGAATCCCTTTTTGTGCGATGAGGTTATTCCCCCAAAAAGGGTGGACATGGTGTTCATCGACGATAAGTTCTGCGTGGATATCTGGATGGGAGAGGACTGCTTCAATTGCGCCGAGTGTGCGGTGGTGCATCCCGCTCATACCGTTGTAGGTGTGGGTGGCACGCGTCACCCCTGCGTCAATTGCGTCCATTGCTTGTTGGTATGTCGCGTTTGTATGTCCCATCGCGATCACGATGTTATTATAGGCATCTGTTCTAAAGGTCGCGAGATGCTTGATAAACTGCAAGTTTTCATCATTTTCTGGCGCGACGGAGATTACCTTTAGGGTGCCATCGGAAGCCGCCCACATCGCATGGAATTCTTCAAAATTCGGCGGTGTAATATAT
This is a stretch of genomic DNA from Candidatus Poribacteria bacterium. It encodes these proteins:
- the rpsG gene encoding 30S ribosomal protein S7, with the translated sequence MPRRGNISKRDVNPDAKYNSKLVSKFINSLMLDGKKSTAQLILYESFEIIESRANEDGFAVFRQAINNVKPVLEIRPRRVGSQTYQVPVDVKAERKQRLAFSWIIQSARARGERRMAERLAGEILEASQNEGGAIRRKMDQHRMAEANRAFAHYRW
- the rpsJ gene encoding 30S ribosomal protein S10, giving the protein MDNQKIRIRLKAFDYRLLDLSSKQIADTAKRTGAAVSGPIPLPTKKHIYTVQRSTFKDKKSREQFEMRIHKRLLDILETTPKTVDALMRLDLPAGVDVKITLL
- a CDS encoding amidohydrolase family protein; this translates as METLTILNGDIYTPTHYGHGNIVIQDNKISTITSEALQPSGETIDASGCLVIPGLIDGLVHGGGGYDTMTGEVEDTATIARAHVRSGVTSLVLGISSGSMAQINSALTAIAHVVDEPIADGSRILGSYVEGKFGSLAKNGAQNAKYITPPNFEEFHAMWAASDGTLKVISVAPENDENLQFIKHLATFRTDAYNNIVIAMGHTNATYQQAMDAIDAGVTRATHTYNGMSGMHHRTLGAIEAVLSHPDIHAELIVDEHHVHPFWGNNLIAQKGIHAVGLITDCTELAGVPAGDWHTSATYIPELDAYRLNEDAISEHDTAFETHNTEKYVRNGAMWLDVGKPTERLAGATITLMDGVRNVINWGHSLEDAITMATLTPARNLGVADSVGSIATGKTADLVVVDENLSVQTVILGGKLLKK
- the tuf gene encoding elongation factor Tu — translated: MAKATFERTKPHVNVGTIGHVDHGKTTLTAAITMVLSKLADTDYVMEYDEIDKAPEEKERGITINTAHVEYETENRHYAHVDCPGHADYIKNMITGAAQMDGAILVVSAADGPMPQTREHVLLARQVNVPSLVVFLNKADMVDDEELLELVELEVRELLSDYDFPGDDIPIITGSALEAMESDGDPEHDACQPILELMAAVDEYIPEPIRDTDRPFLMPIEDIFTISGRGTVVTGRVERGTVEIGNTVEIVGLRETQDTVVTGVEMFNKSLNEGQAGDNLGALLRGVERDEVERGQVLAIPGTVTPHTEFEAEAYILTKEEGGRWNPFFSGYRPQFYFRTTDVTGEMNLPEGIEMIMPGDNAQITVKLSKPIAMEEQLRFAIREGGQTVGAGVVSKILE
- a CDS encoding 30S ribosomal protein S12, which produces MPTINQLIKKPRKKSRKKTKSPVLEQCPQRRGICLQVKTVTPNKPNSALRKVARVRFTSGYEATCYIPGIDHNLQEHSVVLVRGGRVKDLSNVRYHIVRGKLDTAGVDNRRQGRSKYGARKPG
- the fusA gene encoding elongation factor G; the protein is MKVAQFEGKWISIEWQKRTELSHTIDGKKCVTAYNRALTHKRSRPTVADKKNHNPQRLELPHMRNIGIMAHIDAGKTTVSERILYYTGKVYRIGDVDDGTTTMDWMVQEQERGITITAAATTCQWKKHQINIIDTPGHIDFTVEVERSLRVLDGAVAVFCAVGGVEPQSETVWRQADKYDIPRIAFVNKMDRTGADFFRTVEMMEERLGATAIPVQLPIGSAEQFTGIVDLISMKGQVWNVGTDAGSDGTVIQETDIPKEMEEMAIEYRDRMLEAIADYDEELMFKYVEGIEASPEEIKAGIRNAVVVGKVVPVLCGTALKNKGVQPLLDAIVSYLPAPTDVPPVVGFHPKTEEAETRPPNNNEPFCALAFKLMTDPHVGKLTYLRVYSGVLKKGDTVYNSKTGKHERIGRLMQMHANKREEHQAVYAGDIVAAIGLKDLSTGDTLCDPKAHITLETMVFPLPVMSIAIEPRTQSDIDKLNLALSKLAEEDPTFKVHQDSETGQTLLSGMGELHLEIIVDRLVREFNVSANVGNPQVAYRETIRKAVKSVGRFVRQSGGRGQFGHVVIEVEPLEKGTGFEFIDETKGGVIPQEYIPAVRKGIENAMNTGVLAGYPVVDVLVRLVDGSHHAVDSSEMAFSVAGSMAFKDAMKKGTPTLLEPIMDVEVIVPDEYLGKVIGDLNSRRSQIRETETQAKSRIQVIRVDVPLSEMFGYVKTLRSLTQGRANYSMEFAHYNEVPTSVMEDLISSANR